AGGAGGTCGCCGCCCGCGCTCTGGAGCATGGGGCTGTAGGCGTAGGGCCACCACTCGCCGGTGTCCTCCGCACCGATGTCCAGCGGCGTGTCGTAGCCGGCGCCCTTGAGGGTCTCCAAGGCGGAGGTGAACTCGTCGATCGGCCACGGCTCGTCGAGGGTGGGGATCCGGATCCCGTTCTTTTCGAGCACGGAGCGGCGGGCGAAGATCGCGAGCGCCGCGTCCCAGTAGCCGGCGGAGTAGATCTCGTCCTTCCAGGTCCCCACGGCGGTCGTGAGCAGCGAGTCGGTGATCTTCGCGTCGAGGCCGAGGGGCTGGATGTAGCCCGCCCACGCCCAGTTCGGCATGACGGGACCGTCCATGTCCAGGAGGACGGGCAGGTCACCGGCGGTCGCCGCCGCGGTGATCGCGTCGTTGTAGGACTCCTGCGGGAAGGACTCCTGGACGACCTCGTACTGCTCCTGCGAGGCGTTGAAGTCGGCGATGAGCTGCTTGTACACGGCGAGCTCGCCCTCGTTGCCGGCGGAGTGGGTCCACATGGTGATCTTGGTGCGGCCTCCGTCGGAGTCGGAGGACGAGGTGGTGCCGGCGCGGGCGCAGCCGACGGCGGCGGAGCCGACGCCGGCTGCCAGGGCGGCGCCGAGCAGGGTGCGGCGGGTGAGACGGTTCTGCGAAGCGATCATCGTTGATTCCTTTCGAGGGGGTGGTGGGTGCTGCGGTGGTCCGAGGGGTCGGTCAGGGGTCGTGCCCGGGCGGCCCGATCGTCGATCGGGTGACCAGCCGGCACGGCATGAGGTGGACGGGGTCCTCGCCCTCACGGGCCCGGGGCCCGTCACGGTCGTCGAGGGCGCGTCCGATCGCCCATCGGCCCATCGCGTCGTGGGGCAGGGCGACCGTGGTGAGCCCGGGATCGAGATCCGAGGCGAGGAAGGGCTGGTCGTCGAATCCGACGACGGACAGGTCCCGCGGCACCGAGAGACCGCGACGACGCGCGAGGGCGAACACGCCGCTCGCGATCCGGTCGTTGAAGCAGAACACCGCGGTGGGCCGGGCCGTCGAGGGGAGCGAGAGCAGGTCCGCGAGCACGTCCCCGCCGGCGGGCCCGATCGGAGCGCTGCGCACCCAAGCGGGGTCCACGCGCGCTCCCGCCCCGCGCATCGTCGCGAGGAAGGCCTCCCGGCGGAGGGGCGAGGCGACGAGGTCGGGCTGGGCGTCGATGTAGGCGATGCGGCGATGTCCGGCCTCGAGCAGGGCGGTCGTGGCGAGGCGGGCACCCTGCCGCTCGTCGGGCACGACGGCCGGGCGGGCGTCGCCGCGCGCCCGGCAGTTGAGGAGGACCGTCCGCACGGGCAGCTCGGGGACGGTGATCTCCCGGTGCCACATGCAGGCGAGGACCAGGGCATCGACCTGGCGGTCGACGAGCGTGCTGATCGCCTCGCGCTCCACCTGTCGATCGGCATCGGCGTCGACGAGCAGGAGCATGCTGCCGCGCGCCCGGGCCGCGTCCTGCGCGCCCTTGACCATGAGGCCGGCGAAGGGGGTGGTCGCGATCTGGTCAAGGACCATCCCGACCGTGCGCGTGCGCCGGGTGCGGAGCGCGCGGGCCACGGAGTTGGGTCGGTACCCGATCTCCGCCGCGGTGCGCAGGACCAGCTCCCGGGTGCCCTCGGCGAGTCGCGCCTCGGCGCCGTTGAGGGCGAGGGAGGCCGTGGAGGGCGAGACGCCGGCGGCTCGTGCCACATCGGCGAGACGGATGCGCGTCATCACGACCTCCCTCCACGTCGTCGTCGACCTCGGTGGTCACCCACCCTGCAAAACCGATTTAGCGTTGCGGACGTCACAGTAGGCCCCGGGAGCACCCCGACGCAAGCACCTGCGCAAAATCGGTTTTGCGCAGAGCATCGAGGACCCGTCCTCGGCACGGAGCGATGCAGGTCAGGACGGCGTGTCCGAGTGCGCCATCACGGGCGCGGATCGCGGGCGGGGACGGGACGACCCCGGCCCCGCCGTCGGGCGGGCACCGGGGTCGTCACGCCGCGGCGCGGCTCAGAGCGGGGTCATGCGCAGCGTGGCCACCCGGGCCGGTCCGCCGTCGGCGTAGAGGGCGACCCCCTCGTCCCCCTCGCGGAAGTAGACCTGCTGCGAGAGCACGACGTGCCCTTCGTTCACGAAGACCTCGACGCTCTGACGGTCCACGAACACCTGCAGCCGCACGCTGCGCGCGGCCGGGTCCTGCGGGGCGCGGGACTCCCGGAACTCCCCGAAGGAGCACTCCTCGCGATCCGCCGGGCCGCGGTCCAGGTAGACGTAATCGCGGTGGACCCCGATGTTCACGCGCCGGGTGCCGTCGGCGCTGCAGCCGACGGAGACGCCCACGTTCGTCGCCTCGTCCCAGCTCATCTCGATCTCGAGCAGGTAGGCCGTACCGGCGAGCTCGGGCACCGGCGTCACGCCCGTGACGTCGCGCGCGGAGAGCACGACCGCCTCCCCTCCCCCGGCCGCGATCGCGGGGAGCGGGGTGCTCACGAGCGCGTACCGGCCGTCCGCCTCGCGGCGCAGCCGGAGCTCGCGCACGATCGAGGCCTGGCCGTTGTAGCCGTCGCTCGCGGAGGTCGGGACCTCGCGCTTGGCGTACTTCCAGTTGTTCATCCAGGCGATCGCCCGCCGCACGCCGAGTGGGTCCTGCTCATCGGGCCAGGTCACGGCGGAGTACCAGTCGTAGCCGTGGTCGAGCCACTGCGGCGTGCGCGACGCCGGCGTGAACAGCTCGCCGTCCCAGTCCCCGACCCAGTAGGCGAAGGTCATGGGCTCGCCGGCGGCATGGCCGTCCATGCTGCCGCCGATGACCCAGTGGACGGTGCCGTCATCGGCGCGCATGCGGAACAGGTCGGGGCACTCGATGCCGCCGAGGTCCGTGTCGGTCGCGGGATCGACGAGGTAGTCGAAGTTGCGGCGCAGCTGCCACGCGTGGAGATCCGTGCTCGTGTACATCGCGGCATAGCGCTGCCGGCCGATCACGCACACCCACTCCTGGCGGTCGGGGTCCCACTCGACCTTCGGGTCGCGGAACCAGGCGGCGTTCTCGAGCTCCTGCGGGTTCTCGGCGGTCTCCGCGTCGACGTTGGGGATGACCGGCTCCGCCTCGCGCGTGAAGCTGCGCCCGCCGTCGACGGACCGGTAGAGGTACTGCTGCTGCCGGCCGACCTCCCCCTCGGGCAGGCGGGTGGCGAGCGCGATCACGGCGCCGTCGCCGTACCCGGCGCCGCCATCCGCGTCGACGACCGCGGAGCCGCTCCACACCGGCTCGACCCCTTCGATCGGGAGCACGGGGCCGTGATGCTCGAAGGTGACGCCGTCCCGTGTCGTGGCGAGGTCCCAGCCGCCGGGCCCCGCGGTCTCCGCGGCATGGAGGTGGTAAACGAGGGTCTCCCCGTCCACCACGATCGGCCGCTGCACGTCGCACAGCCAGCCGGATGACGGGGTGAGGTGATAGACCGCGCGGAGCGATCCGTCGCCGGCAGCCCGCGCGGCTCCCCCGGTCCCGGCGGCTCCGGCGGCGATCACGGTCCCGATCCCGGCGGCTCGCAGCAGCCCTCGGCGTGAGAGGTCATGGGTCATGTCTACTCCTCCTCGAGTACGACGGCCGGCGCCCTGTTCGCCCCGCGCCTCGGTGCGCGTGGGCTCCACAACCGATCAATCGATTGATCGCCAGCTCGGCGCCGACCCTACGCATCCGGCGGCGCGGAGGGAAGAGGAAGAAAGGGGAAAGGCCCGGC
This genomic interval from Brachybacterium aquaticum contains the following:
- a CDS encoding LacI family DNA-binding transcriptional regulator; translation: MTRIRLADVARAAGVSPSTASLALNGAEARLAEGTRELVLRTAAEIGYRPNSVARALRTRRTRTVGMVLDQIATTPFAGLMVKGAQDAARARGSMLLLVDADADRQVEREAISTLVDRQVDALVLACMWHREITVPELPVRTVLLNCRARGDARPAVVPDERQGARLATTALLEAGHRRIAYIDAQPDLVASPLRREAFLATMRGAGARVDPAWVRSAPIGPAGGDVLADLLSLPSTARPTAVFCFNDRIASGVFALARRRGLSVPRDLSVVGFDDQPFLASDLDPGLTTVALPHDAMGRWAIGRALDDRDGPRAREGEDPVHLMPCRLVTRSTIGPPGHDP
- a CDS encoding glycoside hydrolase family 32 protein — protein: MTHDLSRRGLLRAAGIGTVIAAGAAGTGGAARAAGDGSLRAVYHLTPSSGWLCDVQRPIVVDGETLVYHLHAAETAGPGGWDLATTRDGVTFEHHGPVLPIEGVEPVWSGSAVVDADGGAGYGDGAVIALATRLPEGEVGRQQQYLYRSVDGGRSFTREAEPVIPNVDAETAENPQELENAAWFRDPKVEWDPDRQEWVCVIGRQRYAAMYTSTDLHAWQLRRNFDYLVDPATDTDLGGIECPDLFRMRADDGTVHWVIGGSMDGHAAGEPMTFAYWVGDWDGELFTPASRTPQWLDHGYDWYSAVTWPDEQDPLGVRRAIAWMNNWKYAKREVPTSASDGYNGQASIVRELRLRREADGRYALVSTPLPAIAAGGGEAVVLSARDVTGVTPVPELAGTAYLLEIEMSWDEATNVGVSVGCSADGTRRVNIGVHRDYVYLDRGPADREECSFGEFRESRAPQDPAARSVRLQVFVDRQSVEVFVNEGHVVLSQQVYFREGDEGVALYADGGPARVATLRMTPL
- a CDS encoding sugar ABC transporter substrate-binding protein, whose product is MIASQNRLTRRTLLGAALAAGVGSAAVGCARAGTTSSSDSDGGRTKITMWTHSAGNEGELAVYKQLIADFNASQEQYEVVQESFPQESYNDAITAAATAGDLPVLLDMDGPVMPNWAWAGYIQPLGLDAKITDSLLTTAVGTWKDEIYSAGYWDAALAIFARRSVLEKNGIRIPTLDEPWPIDEFTSALETLKGAGYDTPLDIGAEDTGEWWPYAYSPMLQSAGGDLLDRDTLLSADGLLNGPEAVTFFTWFQEAFAKGYCSNSGTIGNQEFADDKAALAYTGSWNAKAALDTVGEDLLILPPPDFGTGAKIGGGSWQWGISSAATGAQLEGARAYLEFSFQDKYLVAFSDSQIVIPATDSARQASTYFGADGALVPFAELSASAAVLRPATPAYATISTTFETAAKDIMSGADIQSTLDTAVADIDANISSNDGYGASS